From a region of the Fusobacterium sp. FSA-380-WT-3A genome:
- the proB gene encoding glutamate 5-kinase: protein MENMREKIKFSKRIVIKVGTSTLTYSNGNLNFHLMNRLAWVLADLKNQGKDVILVTSGAIGVGSKKLNFKTRPTEIREKQAAAAVGQAELMHIYQNFLGEYNQGVAQVLLTKDDFKEGERKTNTTNTLETLLSFGVIPIVNANDTISTFEIEFSDNDRLSASVASLLKSDLLIILTDIDALYDSNPKTHPEAKRISYVEKVTDNILKMGGEKGSEFSVGGMETKLLAARECYDGGVMMAIIDGSNPLYIEDLIQGKDIGTIFGCCK, encoded by the coding sequence GGAAAATATGAGAGAAAAAATAAAATTCTCTAAAAGAATAGTTATAAAAGTTGGAACTTCAACTTTAACATATTCAAATGGAAATTTGAATTTCCATCTTATGAATAGACTTGCTTGGGTTTTAGCTGATTTAAAAAATCAAGGAAAAGATGTCATTTTAGTTACTTCTGGAGCTATTGGAGTAGGGTCTAAAAAATTAAATTTTAAAACTAGACCTACTGAAATTAGAGAAAAACAAGCTGCAGCAGCTGTTGGACAAGCTGAACTTATGCATATTTATCAAAATTTTTTAGGAGAATATAATCAAGGAGTTGCTCAAGTTCTTTTAACAAAAGATGATTTTAAAGAAGGTGAAAGAAAAACAAATACAACAAATACTTTAGAAACTCTTTTATCTTTTGGAGTAATTCCAATAGTAAATGCCAATGATACAATTTCTACTTTTGAAATAGAATTTAGTGATAATGATAGATTGTCAGCTAGTGTTGCTTCATTATTAAAATCTGACCTTTTAATAATTTTAACAGATATAGATGCTCTTTATGATTCAAATCCTAAGACTCATCCTGAAGCTAAAAGAATATCTTATGTCGAAAAGGTTACTGATAATATTTTAAAGATGGGTGGAGAAAAAGGAAGTGAATTTAGTGTAGGTGGAATGGAAACTAAGCTTCTAGCTGCTAGAGAATGTTATGATGGTGGAGTTATGATGGCTATAATAGATGGGTCAAATCCTTTATATATTGAAGATTTAATTCAAGGAAAAGATATAGGAACAATTTTTGGTTGTTGTAAATAA